From a region of the Palaeococcus ferrophilus DSM 13482 genome:
- a CDS encoding indolepyruvate oxidoreductase subunit beta has protein sequence MEFNLIITGVGGQGGLTLSRIVGNAAMHEGYNVRIGETLGMSQRYGSVLSYLRFGEEVYSPLIEEGEASLMLALEPAEALRNARFLGKGSHAIINAYPIHTATTLVGKERYPGLDEIREAIGKICLVDMFDFQREADKINPRTLGVLMLGYAFGKGLVPLKRESLYEGIRLTLRGKLWEVNFRALERGIELSRD, from the coding sequence ATGGAGTTCAATCTGATAATCACCGGCGTCGGCGGTCAGGGTGGTTTAACGCTTTCGCGCATCGTTGGAAACGCCGCCATGCACGAGGGCTACAACGTCAGAATAGGCGAAACCCTTGGAATGAGCCAGCGCTATGGAAGCGTTCTGAGCTATCTCAGATTTGGCGAAGAGGTCTACTCCCCCCTCATAGAGGAAGGAGAGGCTAGCCTTATGCTCGCCCTCGAGCCGGCTGAGGCCCTCAGAAACGCGCGCTTCCTCGGGAAGGGGAGCCATGCGATAATAAACGCCTATCCGATACATACGGCAACAACCCTCGTCGGGAAGGAGCGCTATCCGGGACTCGACGAGATAAGGGAAGCGATAGGTAAAATCTGTCTCGTTGACATGTTCGACTTCCAGAGGGAGGCCGATAAGATAAACCCGAGAACCCTTGGCGTCCTCATGCTCGGTTACGCCTTCGGGAAGGGGCTCGTCCCGCTCAAGAGGGAGAGCCTCTACGAGGGGATAAGGCTCACCCTCCGCGGGAAGCTCTGGGAGGTCAACTTCAGGGCCCTTGAGAGGGGAATAGAACTATCCCGTGACTGA
- a CDS encoding phosphate signaling complex PhoU family protein, with amino-acid sequence MEFRKIQFTGRSSYIISLPKKWVLENGLKQGDTVPLSVNPDGSITIHPGEPRSVSESKRLTISSEYSPDMAVRLVISVYIQGYDTLEIEFAEELPQYKVKIRKTLQNLPGVEILSEEPSRIVVKSFLDEEEIDLIEILSRLGSIVISMLEDLALMREFQDKALSRDINDLENELDRFYFLAIRAVNKAFSYRSSGGRGSFDLIGLLFIVRNVERIGDHILRISQNFDEELDIEELKHYFSEMMKQVERRDLKKIDRLMAELKDRIKSIDYRSSVSMDSYRRILEYLENIGETIINMSMS; translated from the coding sequence ATGGAGTTCAGGAAGATACAGTTTACCGGGAGGAGCTCATACATAATCTCTCTTCCCAAGAAGTGGGTTCTGGAAAACGGCCTCAAACAGGGCGACACTGTCCCCCTGAGCGTAAACCCGGACGGTTCTATAACCATTCATCCAGGGGAGCCCCGCAGCGTTAGCGAGAGCAAAAGGCTCACAATATCGAGCGAGTATTCACCCGATATGGCGGTTAGACTGGTCATATCCGTCTACATACAGGGCTACGACACGCTGGAGATAGAGTTCGCGGAGGAGTTGCCCCAGTACAAGGTCAAGATAAGGAAGACTCTCCAGAACCTCCCCGGGGTGGAGATACTCTCCGAGGAGCCTTCGAGGATTGTCGTTAAGAGCTTCCTAGACGAGGAGGAGATTGACCTGATCGAGATACTCTCGAGGCTCGGCTCCATAGTTATCTCCATGCTCGAGGATCTCGCCCTCATGAGGGAGTTCCAGGACAAGGCCCTCTCCAGAGATATAAACGACCTTGAGAACGAGCTCGACCGCTTCTACTTCCTGGCTATAAGGGCCGTCAACAAGGCCTTTTCCTACCGTTCCAGCGGGGGGAGGGGGAGCTTCGACCTCATAGGCCTCCTGTTCATCGTAAGAAACGTGGAGAGAATAGGCGACCACATACTCAGGATTTCCCAGAACTTCGACGAGGAGCTTGACATAGAGGAGCTCAAACACTACTTCTCGGAGATGATGAAACAGGTTGAGAGGAGGGATTTGAAGAAGATAGACCGGCTAATGGCCGAACTGAAGGATAGGATTAAAAGTATAGACTACCGCAGCTCGGTCTCAATGGACAGCTACAGGAGAATTCTCGAGTATCTCGAGAACATAGGTGAGACGATAATCAACATGAGCATGAGCTGA
- a CDS encoding isoaspartyl peptidase/L-asparaginase family protein, translated as MVAIIVHGGAGTIRNEDRIPKVLEGVREAVLAGWRELKGGSALDAVEEAVKSLEDNPIFNAGTGSVLTLDGKVEMDAAIMRGKTLEAGAVAGIWGVKNPISVARKVMEKTDHVLLGGEGAVKFARLLGFEEYNPITDERLKQWEELRKKLLEKGESGHWKKLNELIKEYPEVLRSTVGAVAFDGEEVVAGTSTGGVFLKMFGRIGDTPLIGAGTYANEFAGASATGIGEVMIRLVLAKTASDFVRFGLDAQRASEAAISLVTSRFGENVAGIIMIDRNGNVGFAKNTKHMSVAYMKEGMSEPYTGI; from the coding sequence ATGGTCGCGATAATAGTCCACGGCGGTGCCGGAACGATAAGAAATGAGGATAGGATTCCAAAGGTCCTTGAAGGGGTTAGAGAGGCTGTTTTGGCCGGATGGCGTGAACTTAAGGGGGGCTCTGCCCTTGACGCGGTTGAGGAAGCGGTCAAATCTCTGGAAGACAACCCCATATTCAACGCGGGAACGGGGAGCGTCCTAACGCTCGATGGAAAGGTGGAGATGGATGCTGCCATAATGCGCGGGAAAACTCTTGAGGCGGGTGCCGTTGCCGGGATATGGGGTGTAAAGAACCCCATAAGCGTGGCGAGGAAGGTGATGGAGAAGACCGACCACGTGCTCCTCGGTGGGGAGGGAGCCGTGAAGTTCGCGAGGCTTCTTGGCTTTGAGGAGTACAACCCCATAACCGACGAGAGACTTAAGCAGTGGGAGGAGCTCAGAAAAAAGCTTCTCGAGAAGGGTGAGAGCGGCCACTGGAAAAAGCTGAACGAACTTATAAAGGAGTACCCGGAGGTGCTGAGGAGTACAGTCGGTGCGGTGGCCTTTGACGGTGAAGAGGTCGTTGCCGGAACCTCCACAGGTGGGGTTTTCCTCAAGATGTTCGGGAGAATAGGGGACACTCCCTTAATCGGCGCGGGCACCTACGCGAACGAGTTTGCGGGAGCCTCCGCCACGGGAATAGGTGAGGTCATGATAAGGCTGGTTCTGGCGAAAACCGCTTCCGATTTTGTGCGCTTTGGACTGGATGCCCAGAGGGCGAGCGAAGCCGCGATAAGCCTCGTCACGAGCAGGTTCGGTGAGAACGTGGCGGGGATTATAATGATTGACCGCAACGGCAACGTAGGCTTCGCGAAGAACACCAAACACATGAGCGTCGCCTACATGAAGGAGGGCATGTCAGAACCTTACACGGGGATATGA
- the trm10 gene encoding tRNA (guanine(9)-/adenine(9)-N1)-methyltransferase — translation MRKLGEVLRAMLLEMGVDAIGTLSKKIPKRGSDPFQGIAVALYEGRGFIGRVPDGAHLAWKLSGERVERAGYAFIPMGLSEKFEAVLTPGEFREVLEDIGYPLFIIDLMHWDKHTPREKKKVAFQVSRSYGTMREYLHGGLLRATWANDEFRSLLKAVPDVDAISYPGTTVELLRENGIEEVVLLDPRGEGVLGEEDFSAGAFIIGGIVDMGGTKKGTTAKIGDALEAEGIRVRRRRLELRGDVIGVPDRIPLILEALLKMLTEGKDMERAVLEVQEPKHARWRLRKELPKRVIRYIIDGKRYHVVELESFEELGGWLNIRWEDFVQVLRELNFAAIERKRIHNLNRLSNPRIINGKLYRVVLLKKAAMLCYNC, via the coding sequence ATGAGGAAGCTCGGCGAAGTTCTCAGGGCAATGCTCCTGGAAATGGGCGTGGATGCTATAGGCACGCTCTCGAAGAAGATTCCAAAGAGGGGCTCCGACCCCTTTCAGGGGATAGCAGTGGCGCTCTATGAGGGGAGGGGCTTCATAGGCCGCGTACCGGATGGTGCGCATCTGGCGTGGAAGCTCAGCGGTGAGAGGGTCGAGCGTGCCGGGTACGCTTTCATACCCATGGGGCTGAGCGAGAAGTTTGAGGCCGTCCTAACGCCCGGCGAGTTCAGGGAGGTCCTTGAGGATATCGGCTATCCCTTATTCATAATAGACCTTATGCACTGGGATAAGCACACTCCGCGGGAGAAGAAGAAGGTCGCCTTCCAGGTCTCCCGCTCCTACGGGACGATGAGGGAGTACCTCCACGGCGGGCTCTTGAGGGCAACGTGGGCCAACGATGAGTTCCGCTCCCTCCTGAAGGCGGTTCCAGATGTGGACGCGATTTCCTACCCGGGAACGACCGTCGAGTTGCTCCGTGAGAATGGGATTGAAGAGGTTGTTCTCCTCGACCCGAGGGGGGAGGGGGTTTTAGGTGAGGAGGATTTTTCCGCGGGAGCCTTCATCATCGGGGGCATAGTTGACATGGGGGGCACCAAGAAGGGAACCACCGCTAAGATAGGCGACGCCCTCGAGGCGGAGGGGATAAGGGTAAGGAGGAGACGCCTTGAGTTGAGGGGGGACGTGATAGGCGTTCCAGACAGGATACCCCTAATCCTTGAGGCCCTCCTCAAGATGCTCACGGAAGGCAAGGACATGGAGAGGGCCGTTCTTGAGGTGCAGGAGCCCAAGCACGCCCGCTGGCGCCTCAGGAAGGAGCTTCCAAAGCGCGTGATTCGCTACATAATAGACGGGAAGAGGTACCACGTGGTTGAACTGGAGAGCTTTGAGGAGCTCGGGGGATGGCTCAACATAAGGTGGGAGGACTTCGTTCAGGTGCTCAGGGAGTTAAACTTTGCCGCCATAGAGAGGAAGCGCATCCACAACCTCAACAGGCTCTCGAACCCGCGCATAATAAATGGAAAACTCTACCGAGTGGTCCTGCTAAAAAAAGCGGCGATGCTGTGCTACAACTGCTGA
- the glmS gene encoding glutamine--fructose-6-phosphate transaminase (isomerizing) — MCGIIAYIGDGEAGKILVDGLKRLEYRGYDSAGVAIDTGEGITIKKGAGRVDELNEMLGFSKLPGKRGIAQTRWATHGEPNDVNAHPHTDCSGRIALVHNGIIENYLELKEGLMERGHTFKSETDTEVIAHLIEEELKSSENFEEALRRALLKLKGSFALAIIYAGERDRLYLVRNESPLVLGIGEGENFAASDVPAFLEYTNRVVFLDDGEYAVIGKDFYEVKRIEDGERVEKEIQEISWTLDMAEKAGYPHFMLKEIYEQPQAIKDAIYGNMETIGEIARAIDEYEKIFIVAMGTSYHAGLYAKYLFQHLLGKVVLVEDASEFRYSAEKVVDENTLVIAITQSGETADTLAAIKLAKAKGAKVLSVVNVVGSMATRLSDLVIYTHAGPEIGVAATKTYTTQLTVMALLAMAIAELRGVNISTLKEALLRVPGLVEEVLKHDGAIRELSKSLKEARDFFYIGRSFNVPTALEGALKLKEISYIHAEGLSAGELKHGPLALIEEGVPVVAIAPSGRLFEKMVSNIKEVSARKGFIIALGDSEELKKVSDVFVEMPSLPEELTPIVYAVPLQLLAYHLAVLRGNDPDKPRNLAKSVTVE, encoded by the coding sequence ATGTGCGGGATTATCGCTTACATCGGTGACGGAGAGGCTGGAAAGATACTCGTTGATGGTCTAAAGCGCCTCGAATACAGGGGCTACGATTCTGCGGGTGTCGCCATTGACACTGGTGAGGGCATCACAATAAAGAAAGGCGCCGGGAGGGTTGACGAGCTCAATGAGATGCTCGGCTTCTCAAAGCTGCCCGGAAAGAGGGGCATAGCCCAGACAAGGTGGGCAACCCACGGCGAGCCCAACGACGTCAACGCCCACCCACACACGGACTGCTCCGGCAGGATAGCCCTCGTCCACAACGGCATAATCGAGAACTACCTCGAACTCAAGGAGGGCCTGATGGAGAGGGGGCACACCTTTAAGAGCGAGACCGACACCGAGGTGATAGCCCACCTCATAGAGGAGGAGCTGAAATCGTCGGAGAACTTCGAGGAAGCTCTCAGGAGGGCCCTTCTTAAACTTAAAGGCTCCTTCGCGCTGGCGATAATCTACGCGGGTGAGAGAGACCGCCTGTACCTCGTGAGGAACGAGAGTCCCCTCGTGCTGGGCATAGGGGAGGGGGAGAACTTCGCGGCGAGCGACGTCCCGGCCTTCTTAGAGTATACTAACCGCGTCGTTTTTCTAGATGACGGGGAGTACGCCGTAATCGGGAAGGATTTCTACGAGGTTAAGCGGATTGAAGACGGTGAGAGGGTGGAAAAGGAGATTCAGGAGATAAGCTGGACCCTCGACATGGCCGAAAAGGCCGGCTATCCCCATTTCATGCTCAAGGAGATATACGAGCAGCCCCAGGCCATAAAGGACGCCATATATGGAAACATGGAGACGATAGGCGAGATAGCGAGGGCCATTGATGAATACGAGAAGATATTCATCGTCGCCATGGGGACTTCATACCACGCGGGCCTCTACGCCAAGTACCTCTTCCAGCACCTCCTGGGGAAGGTTGTCCTCGTTGAAGATGCAAGTGAGTTCCGCTACAGCGCGGAGAAGGTCGTGGATGAGAACACGCTCGTGATAGCCATCACCCAGAGCGGCGAGACCGCGGACACGCTCGCGGCCATAAAACTGGCAAAGGCAAAAGGGGCCAAGGTTCTCTCCGTGGTGAACGTGGTTGGGAGCATGGCGACGAGGCTGAGCGATCTGGTCATTTACACCCACGCAGGGCCCGAAATCGGTGTTGCCGCGACAAAAACCTACACCACCCAGCTCACCGTCATGGCTTTGCTGGCGATGGCTATCGCGGAGCTCAGGGGGGTGAATATTTCGACGCTCAAGGAGGCCCTCCTAAGGGTGCCCGGCCTTGTGGAGGAGGTATTGAAGCACGACGGTGCCATAAGAGAGCTCTCCAAGTCCCTAAAGGAGGCAAGGGACTTCTTCTACATCGGCCGCTCCTTCAACGTCCCCACGGCCCTTGAGGGCGCGCTTAAACTCAAGGAGATAAGCTACATCCACGCCGAGGGGCTGAGCGCCGGTGAGCTCAAGCACGGGCCTCTTGCACTTATAGAGGAGGGCGTCCCCGTCGTGGCGATTGCCCCATCAGGGAGGCTCTTTGAGAAGATGGTGAGCAACATCAAGGAGGTCTCAGCTAGGAAGGGCTTCATAATAGCCCTCGGCGACTCGGAGGAGCTTAAGAAGGTGAGCGACGTCTTCGTGGAGATGCCCTCCCTTCCGGAGGAGCTCACCCCGATAGTCTACGCCGTCCCGCTCCAGCTTCTCGCTTACCATTTAGCGGTTTTGAGGGGCAACGACCCCGACAAGCCGAGGAACCTTGCGAAGTCCGTTACGGTTGAATGA
- a CDS encoding MFS transporter encodes MMFSLGNLVGPGVGGYVAQFFGFNAAFGLTVFLSLTAIAFVFAAYMKVGVHVGVGSGERREKANYRQLLMPFFVAASAALFFMAFSYGGILTFLPAFYKESGFGTGVFGLYASVMGGASLVTRVFGGKEADRRGPLPVALTGLSLVLVAYTVLVFRKLPPAAYVSAVLLGAGFGLAVPALQVMALAELPKRIRTVGSGVYTMFFDLGYLSGPLFLGYVARLQGYAAVFKYLPLLVGASLGVLLLLRLTTHKS; translated from the coding sequence ATGATGTTCTCCCTCGGCAACCTCGTGGGGCCCGGTGTTGGGGGCTACGTGGCGCAGTTCTTCGGTTTCAACGCGGCCTTCGGCCTGACCGTGTTCCTCTCGCTCACCGCGATAGCCTTCGTTTTTGCTGCCTACATGAAGGTGGGAGTCCACGTTGGCGTGGGGAGCGGCGAGCGGAGGGAGAAGGCAAACTACCGGCAGCTGCTCATGCCCTTCTTCGTTGCGGCATCAGCGGCGCTCTTCTTTATGGCCTTCAGCTACGGAGGAATACTCACGTTCCTCCCGGCTTTCTACAAGGAGAGTGGCTTTGGGACGGGGGTATTTGGTCTCTATGCGAGCGTTATGGGAGGGGCTAGCCTCGTGACGAGGGTCTTTGGGGGTAAGGAGGCGGACAGGAGGGGCCCGCTTCCCGTTGCTTTGACTGGTCTATCCCTTGTGCTGGTTGCCTACACCGTTCTCGTCTTCCGCAAGCTGCCCCCAGCGGCATACGTCAGTGCTGTTCTCCTTGGGGCTGGTTTCGGGCTCGCGGTTCCTGCCCTTCAGGTTATGGCCCTTGCGGAGCTCCCAAAGCGCATAAGGACGGTGGGTTCAGGCGTTTACACCATGTTCTTTGACCTCGGCTACCTCTCGGGCCCCCTGTTCCTCGGGTACGTGGCGAGACTCCAAGGCTACGCCGCGGTTTTCAAGTACCTTCCCTTACTCGTTGGGGCGAGCCTCGGGGTGCTCCTGCTACTCCGGCTCACCACCCATAAATCTTAA